From a region of the Oryza sativa Japonica Group chromosome 6, ASM3414082v1 genome:
- the LOC4340949 gene encoding uncharacterized protein, with translation MSGSAFKAFKSRVEVAWSPKLVRGLPGTRRLHRHTLEAMSLRRCHRTVEHRTTPSLLGMLTQVKCLVVVETQEMYAARRQAEEDRRAPRPPLIVSHTRRRRGERPPQRRTRLKK, from the coding sequence ATGAGCGGGAGCGCGTTCAAGGCGTTCAAGTCGCGGGTGGAGGTGGCGTGGAGCCCCAAGCTGGTGCGGGGCCTCCCAGGtacgcgccgcctccaccgccacacGCTTGAGGCCATGagcctccgccgctgccaccgcacCGTCGAGCACCGCACCACGCCCTCCCTGCTCGGCATGCTCACCCAGGTCAAgtgcctcgtcgtcgtcgagacCCAGGAGATGTACGCCGCGCGGAGGCAGGCCGAGGAGGACCGACgcgcccccaggcccccgctcATCGTCTCccacacccgccgccgccgcggggagcGCCCGCCGCAGAGGCGCACTAGACTCAAGAAGTAA